Proteins from one Paenibacillus amylolyticus genomic window:
- a CDS encoding YlbF family regulator, with product MNIYDKANDLAKALRESSEVEEITSAMKLIEADPDAKAMLDNFRDQQMELQQRMMSGDMPAPDEMEKMEKLFEVLSLNLNIRRLFDAERRLSVIIEDVNKIIADSLGHLYGGAEA from the coding sequence GTGAACATTTATGACAAAGCCAATGATTTGGCCAAAGCACTGAGAGAAAGCAGCGAGGTGGAAGAGATTACTTCCGCGATGAAGCTGATTGAAGCGGATCCGGATGCAAAAGCAATGCTGGATAACTTCCGTGATCAACAAATGGAATTGCAACAACGCATGATGAGCGGGGATATGCCAGCTCCGGATGAGATGGAGAAAATGGAGAAACTGTTTGAAGTACTGAGCTTGAATCTGAACATCCGTCGTTTGTTTGATGCGGAGCGTCGCCTCAGTGTCATCATTGAAGACGTGAACAAAATTATTGCGGACAGCCTGGGTCATCTGTATGGTGGCGCTGAAGCGTAA
- a CDS encoding YheC/YheD family protein, translated as MDRWPRGLFFKPISGTHGKNTFRLSRGSTPSTWITEGRNEDNEPFFLTFNHTQAVSSWLTSQQAERKMIVQPYLELSHQGRAFDIRALMQKNGQGRWTLTGCMVREGPEGSLTSNLHGGGRAYPAHAYLLQRYGRTRTETLMKRIRQNATLIPNLLESRFGRLAELGLDFGADAEGQLWLIEVNSKPGRTSFAEAGDRRMHILTYTRPLAYARYLLQQHVLTDVIRPMKLSNTSSKAGLKPIPIHGG; from the coding sequence CTGGACCGTTGGCCCAGAGGATTATTCTTCAAACCGATATCCGGGACTCATGGTAAAAATACCTTTCGCCTGTCCCGGGGATCGACTCCATCCACATGGATCACGGAGGGGCGTAACGAAGACAATGAACCCTTTTTTCTTACATTTAACCACACCCAGGCTGTATCTTCCTGGCTGACATCACAACAGGCTGAGCGCAAGATGATCGTGCAGCCATATCTGGAGCTTAGCCATCAGGGAAGAGCATTCGACATACGGGCACTAATGCAAAAGAATGGGCAAGGTCGCTGGACGCTTACCGGATGCATGGTACGCGAAGGACCCGAAGGTTCACTCACGTCCAATCTTCACGGTGGGGGCAGAGCCTATCCGGCCCACGCATATCTGCTCCAGCGATATGGAAGGACCCGTACAGAAACTCTGATGAAGCGCATCCGGCAGAACGCTACGCTTATCCCCAACCTGCTGGAGAGCCGTTTCGGCAGATTAGCCGAATTGGGGCTTGATTTCGGAGCAGATGCAGAGGGCCAACTCTGGCTAATTGAAGTCAACTCCAAACCAGGCCGTACCTCATTCGCAGAAGCGGGCGACCGACGCATGCATATCCTGACTTATACCCGGCCGCTTGCCTATGCCCGTTATCTGTTGCAACAACATGTTCTCACGGACGTCATTCGTCCAATGAAATTGTCGAATACATCCAGCAAAGCTGGCCTGAAACCCATCCCGATTCACGGCGGCTGA
- a CDS encoding HAD hydrolase-like protein: protein MTKEKVLLKPEAMIFDMDGTLFQTETLLLPAYQQLFDTLRAEGHFEGETPPEERMLGSLGMLLEDIWKVVMPEASEAAHRRADELLLQLEIEGLDQGSSQLYPGVKETLQALKQQGVRLFVASNGLEDYVKGVAFAHEIMPFFEGVYSAGQYKTPSKINLVQILLEKHRIQDAWMVGDRSSDVEAGKMNGQAVIGCAYAGFGRDEELAGSDVLISDFTELLRLYDEAE, encoded by the coding sequence ATGACTAAAGAGAAGGTATTGCTCAAACCGGAAGCGATGATTTTTGACATGGATGGTACGCTATTCCAGACGGAGACCCTGTTGTTGCCGGCTTACCAGCAACTATTTGATACATTGCGTGCCGAAGGGCATTTTGAAGGAGAAACTCCACCAGAGGAACGCATGCTGGGAAGCTTGGGCATGTTGCTCGAAGATATATGGAAAGTGGTTATGCCTGAGGCATCGGAAGCGGCACATCGCCGTGCAGACGAACTGCTGCTCCAACTGGAGATTGAGGGGCTTGATCAAGGTAGTTCCCAATTGTATCCGGGTGTGAAAGAAACGCTGCAAGCCTTAAAACAACAAGGAGTACGTCTTTTTGTTGCAAGTAACGGGCTGGAGGACTATGTGAAGGGCGTGGCGTTTGCGCACGAGATCATGCCTTTCTTTGAAGGGGTATACAGTGCGGGCCAATACAAGACACCTTCCAAGATTAATCTGGTGCAGATCCTGCTTGAGAAACATCGTATTCAGGATGCATGGATGGTAGGGGATCGCTCTTCTGATGTGGAGGCTGGTAAAATGAACGGTCAGGCGGTCATCGGCTGTGCCTATGCCGGTTTTGGCCGTGATGAGGAGCTTGCCGGCTCAGATGTGCTCATCTCCGACTTTACAGAACTGCTCCGTCTGTATGATGAAGCAGAGTAA
- a CDS encoding methyl-accepting chemotaxis protein, whose protein sequence is MTKHKTFKVFYKIGLGYLLVLAVLAGCILLIQNSTSQLQRELDFLVDHDMRVHALTYELEGNMVDMETGQRGYIITGQDSYLDPYIQGKEQLVALRDELAALISDNPAQLALLEDIHTNMENWVQVAGEPVIALRQANNTQAIRDFFADDPGKRDMDQIRTSLDTFRTNEHTLTENRTEALKQKNTLLNLELYGALVVVAMISFITALVLSRAIVKNIRTVKQALNDIGSSNGDLTMRIATPMKDETRELAEAANTMLAGLQQMMLDVQSNALILSTASDRLDKGVADSHLAGKEVATAMERVAEGADEQVALTQTMVAAMQQSLTGLNRVASSAGEVAERAVRTESIAVDGQQRIDNAVGKMSSIEQSFLSVQVAINEISKMSDQVINIADSMSGIARQTNLLALNAGIEAARAGENGRGFAVVASEIRNLADQSATSAKEITSILETVVAGVQSTVRVVDESTLHVTEGLRTIEDAGNAFSTITQHIHNLSGEVLEVSAVVEQLTSGSEAVMRSIHEVSAVVEDTASATEEVSAMTEEQLASMQEMSDTSKQLNEMSDALDQLVKRFKLA, encoded by the coding sequence ATGACAAAGCATAAGACCTTCAAAGTTTTTTATAAGATCGGATTAGGCTATTTACTTGTGCTGGCTGTACTGGCCGGTTGCATCCTGCTGATTCAGAACAGCACCAGTCAGCTTCAACGGGAACTGGATTTTCTCGTTGATCATGATATGAGAGTTCACGCCCTAACCTATGAGCTCGAAGGAAACATGGTCGATATGGAAACAGGTCAACGTGGCTACATCATCACGGGTCAGGATAGTTACCTGGATCCCTACATCCAAGGAAAAGAGCAGCTTGTTGCACTCCGAGATGAACTTGCTGCTTTAATTTCGGACAATCCGGCTCAACTTGCACTTCTGGAAGATATACATACCAATATGGAGAATTGGGTCCAGGTTGCTGGGGAACCTGTAATTGCCCTTCGCCAAGCCAATAATACACAAGCCATCCGAGATTTTTTTGCAGATGATCCGGGCAAAAGAGACATGGACCAGATTCGTACTTCCCTCGATACGTTTCGAACCAATGAGCATACATTAACCGAAAACCGTACAGAAGCGCTGAAGCAAAAAAATACACTCCTGAACCTGGAACTGTATGGAGCACTTGTCGTTGTGGCCATGATTTCGTTCATCACTGCATTGGTCCTGTCACGTGCCATTGTTAAGAACATCCGTACCGTGAAGCAGGCATTGAATGACATCGGTTCTTCCAATGGTGACCTGACAATGAGAATCGCTACACCAATGAAAGATGAAACTCGTGAACTTGCGGAGGCAGCCAATACAATGCTCGCTGGCTTGCAGCAAATGATGCTGGACGTTCAGAGCAATGCCTTGATTCTGAGTACAGCTTCGGATCGATTGGATAAAGGGGTTGCCGATAGCCATCTTGCTGGAAAAGAGGTTGCCACTGCCATGGAACGCGTTGCCGAAGGGGCTGATGAACAGGTTGCTCTTACGCAAACCATGGTAGCTGCCATGCAGCAATCCCTAACCGGGCTCAATCGTGTCGCCTCCTCGGCAGGTGAAGTGGCAGAACGTGCTGTGCGTACCGAATCCATTGCCGTGGATGGGCAACAGCGCATTGATAATGCTGTAGGCAAAATGAGCTCCATTGAGCAATCCTTCCTCTCTGTACAGGTAGCCATTAATGAAATTTCGAAAATGTCTGATCAAGTGATCAACATTGCAGATTCCATGTCGGGTATTGCGAGACAGACCAATCTGCTCGCACTTAACGCCGGAATTGAAGCGGCTCGCGCTGGGGAGAATGGACGTGGCTTCGCTGTCGTTGCCTCGGAGATCCGTAATCTTGCAGACCAGAGTGCAACATCCGCCAAAGAGATTACAAGCATATTGGAAACCGTGGTAGCAGGTGTTCAAAGCACAGTTCGGGTCGTTGATGAAAGTACTCTACATGTGACTGAAGGGTTGCGAACCATTGAGGATGCAGGCAATGCTTTTTCAACCATTACTCAGCATATTCATAACCTTAGTGGTGAAGTTCTGGAGGTATCTGCTGTTGTCGAGCAGTTAACTTCCGGTAGCGAGGCCGTGATGAGGTCCATTCATGAAGTATCGGCTGTTGTGGAGGATACTGCTTCAGCTACAGAAGAAGTATCTGCAATGACGGAGGAACAACTGGCTTCTATGCAGGAAATGTCAGACACGTCCAAACAGTTGAATGAAATGTCCGATGCACTGGATCAGCTGGTTAAACGATTCAAGCTTGCTTGA
- a CDS encoding Gfo/Idh/MocA family oxidoreductase, with the protein MVVIKMALIGLGKMGLHMVHQIDNTKMDTRIEIVAVCDANEEGLASFAASRPGVRTYTDYKQLLNEHSIDLLYIAVPPKYHYPVVMEALERKIHVFCEKPLANSVEEAKEMLDAAEQAGVVHAIHFSMPHEPSVLKLQEMMEKVTVGAIRKIDLILQFPQWPRSWQQNAWITSREQGGFILEVGIHWIHMIQNVFGPIRVVSTQVQYPENGECELEVQAALELEDGTRIQLNGISQFAGEERVSMVVYGTKGTIALENWDELKSGLVGQSLSPVEVLESASELPVLKHVIARIHGKPAKIYDFNDGYQAQVVLEALRNTGQSSR; encoded by the coding sequence ATGGTAGTCATCAAAATGGCTCTGATTGGTTTGGGTAAAATGGGATTACATATGGTTCATCAAATCGATAATACGAAGATGGACACACGGATTGAGATTGTAGCGGTGTGTGATGCGAATGAGGAAGGTTTGGCGTCTTTTGCAGCTTCTCGTCCCGGGGTTCGAACATATACGGATTACAAGCAATTGTTAAATGAGCATTCCATTGATCTGTTATATATTGCAGTTCCGCCGAAATATCATTATCCAGTTGTTATGGAAGCACTGGAGCGCAAAATTCATGTGTTCTGCGAGAAACCGTTAGCCAACAGTGTAGAAGAAGCCAAAGAGATGCTGGATGCAGCGGAGCAGGCGGGTGTCGTTCACGCCATCCATTTCTCTATGCCTCATGAGCCTTCCGTGCTGAAACTTCAAGAGATGATGGAGAAGGTTACCGTGGGGGCAATTCGCAAAATAGATCTCATTCTGCAATTCCCGCAGTGGCCACGATCCTGGCAACAGAATGCATGGATTACGAGCCGGGAACAGGGTGGATTTATTCTTGAAGTGGGGATTCACTGGATTCATATGATCCAAAATGTGTTTGGTCCCATCCGGGTAGTGAGTACCCAGGTTCAATATCCTGAGAATGGAGAATGTGAACTAGAAGTACAGGCTGCACTGGAACTGGAAGACGGGACTCGAATTCAGCTAAACGGTATTTCTCAGTTTGCGGGAGAAGAACGTGTATCCATGGTGGTATACGGCACGAAAGGTACAATTGCTCTGGAAAATTGGGATGAATTGAAGAGCGGCCTGGTGGGGCAGTCCCTGTCTCCCGTGGAAGTGCTTGAATCGGCCAGTGAACTGCCTGTACTTAAACATGTCATTGCCCGCATACATGGCAAACCGGCCAAAATATATGATTTTAACGATGGCTATCAGGCGCAGGTTGTGCTTGAAGCGCTACGAAACACGGGACAAAGTTCCCGTTAA
- a CDS encoding thiamine pyrophosphate-binding protein — protein MRTVADYLAETLRNLGVTHVFGIIGKSICPAILKMVDYGLEFIPGRHESSSGFAASGYALQTGKLGVAFATSGPGGTNLITAAAHAKANNLPVLFITGHQSIQELGLPQCQDSSSYLADLAEMFRPATLFSKLVERGDHFGTLLNHALSIALGPNKGPVHLCLPFDVQTELLSQCRIVIPEPEPLLSVSNLNRILPLIQQSNRPLIIAGKGVSRARAHDELLHLAESFNIPVITTPGGKGAIAWDHSLYHGPCGVGGFPHADDMLNQSDLYIVLGSRLSDMTLCNLKPDHHPAHLIQFDADPTFVGKILSAQTLHITGDLKYNLQYLLGTLEDLPTPVRTTPPLDYSIPLPDLPQLSLASVLDGMSEMLPYDHKLFVDDGSHGFHAVQRYKVKKPGSFVFDAYFACMGNAIGMAIGAKAASPEETIVCITGDGCFMMLGTEINTAVCNNLNVIFIVVNNKQLDMALKGMEKTTGRIDGTVYEVPMDAAKFAESLGAVAFRAETLAEFSSALNTAQTLNRVTVIELLTDREEIPPQLTAL, from the coding sequence ATGAGAACAGTTGCGGACTATTTGGCAGAAACTCTGCGTAATCTAGGCGTTACTCATGTCTTTGGTATTATTGGTAAATCCATCTGTCCTGCTATTCTGAAGATGGTAGATTATGGGTTGGAATTCATCCCAGGGCGGCATGAATCCAGCTCAGGATTTGCCGCATCCGGGTATGCATTACAGACGGGCAAACTCGGCGTTGCCTTTGCCACATCCGGTCCAGGCGGAACCAATCTGATTACTGCCGCAGCCCATGCAAAGGCCAACAATCTGCCCGTTCTGTTTATCACGGGTCATCAATCCATTCAGGAACTGGGGCTCCCCCAGTGTCAGGACTCCTCTTCCTATCTGGCTGATCTGGCCGAGATGTTCAGGCCTGCTACACTATTCAGCAAGCTGGTTGAGCGTGGAGATCACTTCGGCACATTGCTGAATCATGCCCTTTCCATTGCACTCGGCCCCAACAAAGGCCCCGTTCACCTCTGTCTTCCTTTTGACGTACAGACTGAATTGTTATCTCAATGCCGAATTGTCATTCCCGAACCGGAACCTCTCCTTAGCGTATCGAATCTGAATCGTATTCTTCCTCTCATTCAACAATCCAACCGTCCCTTGATTATTGCTGGTAAAGGTGTAAGTCGCGCCAGAGCTCATGATGAATTGCTTCATTTGGCCGAATCGTTCAACATTCCCGTTATTACTACTCCTGGTGGAAAAGGAGCGATTGCTTGGGACCATTCCCTGTACCATGGACCTTGTGGTGTAGGTGGCTTCCCGCATGCAGACGACATGCTGAACCAAAGTGACCTTTATATCGTACTTGGTTCACGTCTGAGTGACATGACCCTCTGCAATCTGAAGCCTGATCATCATCCGGCACATCTCATTCAATTTGACGCTGATCCTACATTTGTGGGCAAGATCCTTAGCGCTCAAACCTTACATATCACCGGTGATCTCAAGTACAACCTGCAATATTTACTGGGCACACTAGAAGACCTCCCTACTCCTGTGAGAACTACGCCACCCTTGGATTACTCTATTCCCTTACCAGATCTCCCCCAACTGTCACTGGCTTCTGTGCTGGACGGGATGAGTGAAATGCTACCGTACGATCATAAACTGTTTGTCGATGATGGCAGCCATGGATTCCATGCAGTCCAGCGATATAAAGTCAAGAAACCAGGCAGCTTTGTGTTTGACGCTTACTTTGCTTGCATGGGGAATGCTATTGGTATGGCGATAGGTGCAAAGGCCGCCTCACCTGAAGAGACTATCGTATGTATCACCGGAGATGGATGTTTCATGATGCTGGGGACGGAGATCAATACCGCAGTATGCAACAATCTGAATGTCATTTTCATTGTCGTTAATAACAAACAACTGGACATGGCACTCAAAGGAATGGAAAAAACAACGGGCAGAATCGATGGCACAGTATATGAAGTTCCAATGGATGCAGCCAAATTTGCCGAATCTCTCGGTGCGGTTGCGTTTCGAGCAGAGACCCTTGCTGAGTTCTCGTCTGCGCTGAACACAGCTCAGACGTTGAATCGGGTAACGGTTATTGAGCTTCTGACCGATCGGGAAGAAATTCCCCCACAGCTCACCGCACTGTAA
- a CDS encoding carboxymuconolactone decarboxylase family protein: protein MSEHVAQGLDRFAKLSGEYGAKALAPIKEHFPELSEFIMGTAYGDIFQRTTITDQWKEVAIISSLITQGQYEQLGVHYTMALSVGVTVDQIKGILLHLAPCVGAPRIISAFNILLATLDEIQ from the coding sequence ATGAGTGAACATGTAGCTCAGGGACTCGACCGTTTTGCTAAACTTTCCGGGGAGTACGGTGCAAAAGCGCTTGCCCCCATCAAAGAACATTTTCCCGAGTTGTCTGAATTTATTATGGGGACGGCATACGGGGATATTTTTCAGCGCACCACGATTACGGATCAATGGAAGGAAGTTGCTATTATCTCTTCATTGATTACCCAAGGGCAGTATGAACAATTGGGCGTACACTACACTATGGCTCTGAGTGTGGGCGTGACGGTGGATCAGATCAAAGGAATATTGCTGCATCTGGCACCATGTGTGGGGGCCCCACGCATTATTAGCGCATTTAATATTTTGCTTGCCACGTTGGACGAAATACAGTAA
- a CDS encoding 3-oxoacyl-[acyl-carrier-protein] synthase III C-terminal domain-containing protein, with protein MAGIRIVDIDIYHPATKVHNDFYIEHFDARGVDIRGLLKALGRDTRYKIDNDDENSLSMAFEATSNLLEKTGFTGADIDLIAYASQTPEYIFPTNSLMIHRLINGASHTICIDSNANCAGMTAAFEQVSRQMLGNPRIRRALIIGSDYVAPHASPDDPVYFANFGDAAAAVMIERDEHAVGFIDSIYQTDTCVYGNSLFPAEGLAKLGKTGVDAGALHVKFIPFDDSICVDAASESIRTLLTRNEINPDEIRAACFSQLSISNIRAVSENVGIGDDIAVYIGDEFGYTSTSSPFIALHRAVTTGQIQRGDKVLFWTVGAGWQNVAMMVEY; from the coding sequence ATGGCCGGAATTCGTATTGTAGATATCGATATCTATCACCCAGCAACCAAGGTGCACAATGATTTTTATATTGAACATTTTGATGCAAGAGGTGTAGATATTCGCGGATTGTTAAAGGCACTTGGTCGTGATACACGTTATAAAATTGACAACGATGACGAAAATTCGCTAAGCATGGCCTTTGAGGCAACCAGTAATCTACTGGAAAAAACCGGATTCACCGGTGCAGATATTGATCTGATTGCTTATGCAAGCCAAACGCCAGAATACATCTTTCCTACGAATTCCCTGATGATTCATCGCCTGATTAACGGAGCTTCTCACACGATCTGTATTGACAGTAACGCGAACTGTGCAGGCATGACTGCTGCTTTCGAACAGGTTAGCCGACAGATGCTGGGCAATCCTCGGATTCGCCGGGCTTTGATCATTGGCTCGGATTACGTAGCTCCTCACGCCAGTCCCGATGATCCTGTGTACTTCGCCAATTTCGGTGATGCAGCAGCAGCGGTTATGATAGAGCGGGATGAGCATGCTGTCGGTTTCATTGATTCAATCTATCAGACGGATACCTGCGTGTATGGCAATTCTCTTTTTCCTGCAGAAGGCTTGGCGAAGCTGGGCAAAACAGGTGTAGACGCAGGTGCCTTGCATGTGAAATTCATCCCATTCGATGATTCCATCTGTGTGGATGCCGCTTCAGAATCCATTCGTACCTTGCTGACACGCAACGAGATTAACCCAGATGAGATCAGAGCGGCCTGCTTCTCCCAGCTATCCATTAGTAACATTCGGGCAGTATCCGAGAACGTCGGCATCGGTGATGACATTGCTGTCTATATCGGAGATGAGTTCGGATATACATCAACCAGCAGTCCGTTCATCGCATTGCATCGAGCGGTTACAACCGGGCAGATTCAGCGTGGCGATAAAGTGTTGTTCTGGACCGTTGGAGCCGGATGGCAAAATGTTGCCATGATGGTTGAATACTAG
- a CDS encoding manganese catalase family protein: MWVYEKKLQYPVRVSKCDPHMAKLLAEQYGGADGELAAALRYLNQRYTIPDKIIGLLNDIGTEEFAHLEMIATMIYKLTKDASVEQLEEAGLAPNYAQRDSALFYTNSSGVPFTAAYIASKGDPIADLYEDIAAEEKARATYQWLIDLTDDVDLQDSLKFLREREIVHSLRFREAVEILKDDRDTKKIF; this comes from the coding sequence ATGTGGGTGTATGAGAAAAAACTGCAGTATCCTGTTCGGGTTAGCAAATGTGATCCTCATATGGCAAAATTGCTGGCTGAACAATATGGAGGAGCGGACGGTGAACTGGCAGCAGCTCTGCGGTACTTGAACCAGCGGTATACCATTCCGGACAAAATAATCGGACTATTAAATGATATCGGCACGGAAGAATTTGCTCATCTGGAAATGATTGCCACCATGATCTACAAGTTAACAAAGGACGCGTCAGTGGAGCAACTGGAAGAAGCGGGACTTGCACCTAATTACGCTCAGCGCGATTCTGCTTTATTTTACACGAATTCATCAGGTGTACCTTTTACTGCAGCATACATTGCTTCGAAGGGAGATCCAATCGCGGATTTGTACGAGGATATTGCAGCAGAAGAGAAAGCCCGGGCTACATATCAATGGTTAATCGACCTGACTGATGACGTGGATCTGCAGGATAGTCTGAAGTTTCTGCGAGAAAGGGAGATCGTGCATTCCTTGCGTTTCCGCGAAGCTGTAGAGATACTGAAAGACGATCGGGATACGAAGAAAATCTTCTGA
- a CDS encoding spore coat protein CotJB, producing MEPELPKACDAKYYELLEELQALDFVLVELNLYLDTHPGDFQSIEQYNKFSQERMRVAHEFQQLYGPLMNFGHAFSKYPWEWSQTPWPWQV from the coding sequence ATGGAACCTGAATTGCCCAAAGCCTGTGATGCAAAGTATTATGAGCTGTTGGAGGAGCTCCAGGCACTGGATTTTGTATTAGTGGAGTTAAACCTGTATCTGGACACCCATCCGGGTGACTTTCAGAGTATTGAACAGTATAACAAATTCAGTCAGGAGCGCATGAGAGTTGCACATGAATTTCAACAATTGTACGGACCGCTGATGAACTTTGGTCATGCATTCTCCAAATATCCATGGGAATGGTCTCAGACACCGTGGCCATGGCAGGTGTGA
- a CDS encoding spore coat associated protein CotJA: MKDPQLRAYVPFVGPFDPCPPVKIRTYLVPPQLFIPFQPMGWPQYSPAEALRIGTLWPALYSPYTPARSKGRKVESDGT; encoded by the coding sequence GTGAAAGATCCGCAGCTTCGTGCATATGTCCCGTTTGTGGGGCCGTTTGACCCTTGTCCACCCGTGAAGATTCGAACGTATCTGGTTCCACCGCAATTATTTATTCCATTTCAGCCCATGGGCTGGCCGCAGTACAGCCCGGCGGAAGCCTTAAGAATCGGAACGTTGTGGCCTGCATTATACAGCCCTTATACACCAGCGAGATCGAAAGGGAGGAAGGTGGAATCGGATGGAACCTGA
- a CDS encoding hemolysin family protein, which produces MDIHTEFHLGQLVFNLVCVFLLVFLNGVFVAAEFSLVKVRQTRLTQLQSEGNRMAGYALKVNSKLDSYLSATQFGITLTSLGLGWLGEPAISELLVEPLMFKLGVGDTGLISTVSVIIGFCIITFLHIVLGELAPKSLAIQKTDGVALLLSAPLLLFYKIFFPFIWVLNVSANALLRLAGIEPASEGEAHSEDELRILMKQSAKSGVIDKDEIKLMDNIFDFSDMLAREVMLPRTDMDCLYTHLSLEENLEIINATKHSRYPVAVEDKDEIIGFIHITDLLLAKPEQQHDLASLVRPILNVPESMEISQVLRMMQKKHSQMTLVVDEYGGTAGLLTAEEILEEIVGDLYDEFEDERPHMERTGDSFSIDGRSLIEEVHKWTGAIIEDEEVDTIGGWLFKELGGSPAKGKTQELNGYIFEVEEATRLRITRVRVYKQSTPQDMNSEDQSTQ; this is translated from the coding sequence TTGGATATTCATACCGAATTTCATCTTGGGCAGCTGGTATTTAATCTGGTCTGTGTCTTTTTGCTCGTATTTTTGAATGGCGTATTTGTGGCAGCAGAATTTTCCCTTGTGAAAGTAAGGCAGACACGCTTAACTCAACTGCAGAGTGAAGGAAACCGTATGGCTGGTTACGCACTGAAGGTGAATAGTAAACTGGATTCCTATCTATCCGCAACGCAGTTCGGGATTACACTGACATCGCTTGGACTCGGGTGGCTTGGAGAACCGGCCATCTCCGAATTGCTCGTTGAGCCGCTGATGTTTAAACTGGGTGTAGGAGATACAGGACTTATATCGACAGTGTCTGTCATTATCGGTTTCTGTATCATTACGTTTCTGCATATCGTGCTGGGTGAGCTTGCACCTAAATCGCTGGCCATTCAAAAAACAGACGGCGTGGCATTGTTATTATCTGCACCCTTACTGTTATTCTACAAAATCTTCTTCCCGTTCATTTGGGTACTGAATGTATCGGCTAATGCATTACTGCGTCTGGCGGGTATTGAACCTGCCAGTGAAGGAGAGGCTCACTCGGAAGATGAGCTTCGTATTCTGATGAAGCAGAGCGCCAAAAGTGGCGTCATTGATAAGGATGAGATCAAACTGATGGATAACATCTTTGATTTCTCCGATATGCTGGCACGTGAAGTCATGCTGCCTCGTACCGATATGGATTGTTTGTATACCCATCTGTCTCTGGAGGAAAATCTGGAGATTATTAATGCAACCAAACATTCCCGTTATCCCGTGGCCGTGGAAGACAAGGATGAGATCATTGGATTTATCCACATCACAGACCTGCTGTTGGCTAAACCGGAGCAACAACATGATCTGGCTTCGCTTGTCCGCCCCATTTTGAACGTTCCTGAATCGATGGAGATCAGCCAAGTGTTGCGCATGATGCAAAAGAAACATTCTCAGATGACGCTCGTTGTGGATGAGTATGGGGGTACAGCGGGATTGCTGACTGCCGAAGAGATCCTGGAAGAGATTGTCGGGGACTTGTACGACGAGTTTGAGGATGAGCGTCCGCATATGGAACGCACCGGAGATTCATTTTCCATTGATGGTCGATCTCTTATTGAAGAAGTTCATAAGTGGACCGGAGCCATCATTGAGGATGAGGAAGTAGATACCATTGGCGGATGGCTGTTTAAAGAACTTGGGGGCAGTCCGGCTAAGGGCAAAACGCAGGAGTTGAATGGGTACATTTTTGAGGTGGAAGAAGCCACTCGTTTGCGAATTACCCGGGTTCGAGTGTACAAGCAATCGACCCCTCAAGACATGAATTCAGAAGATCAGTCAACACAATAA